In Psychrilyobacter piezotolerans, the following are encoded in one genomic region:
- a CDS encoding DUF116 domain-containing protein, whose protein sequence is MLKLVILRWIYLIFYLLVIIARKFSKEEIENSRISKIFIRFNNGVVLKRCKNIPANRVSILLPHCIQNYECPLKVTSRVENCKECGKCKVGDILKLQRKYGVKAKIATGGTLARKFLKETKPKLVIAVACERDLVAGIYDAFPMSVYGVFNKKINGPCFNTDLSIQEVESVLEKLR, encoded by the coding sequence ATGTTGAAATTAGTTATTTTAAGGTGGATATATCTCATATTTTACCTTCTAGTGATCATAGCTAGAAAATTTTCCAAAGAAGAGATTGAGAATAGCAGGATCTCTAAGATATTTATCCGTTTTAATAATGGTGTCGTGTTAAAACGATGTAAGAATATACCTGCAAACAGGGTATCTATCTTACTCCCCCATTGTATTCAAAATTATGAATGCCCGTTAAAGGTGACATCCAGGGTAGAAAATTGTAAGGAATGCGGGAAGTGCAAAGTAGGAGATATCCTGAAATTACAAAGAAAATATGGCGTGAAAGCTAAGATCGCTACCGGCGGAACACTGGCTCGTAAGTTTTTGAAAGAAACAAAACCAAAACTTGTAATAGCTGTAGCCTGTGAAAGAGATTTAGTAGCAGGAATCTATGATGCTTTTCCAATGTCTGTATACGGTGTATTCAATAAAAAAATAAATGGGCCATGTTTTAATACCGATCTTTCAATTCAAGAGGTTGAGAGTGTACTAGAAAAATTAAGGTAG
- a CDS encoding tetratricopeptide repeat protein — MKKKLFILSLLIVVGSQIFATDRDDMKYIDKLYEAKEYSMAADELKTFVGKYPDSRYQKVALERLSKTLYLNKEYKSSATYFNQYLKLERLKKDEKNEAHYYLARNLTYLKDYNGAKKEINLIDKDSPEKIDAVYYLGISYYENGRYEEAKKTFKYLITKPARSKDALLYISLSSYNNEEYVNSTIYLDEYLKGDALGKNIELASYMYGMNQYKLGNNDLSIKKLTEVETNYPQSKYIADVRYGLLDIYLSTEDMEKAGEYYKKSMGGSNEEKANILLANYYFAKKNYENSLKYYELVKNSSDPKVIYGSAFSMLEVGESKGGIEGDKLVERSKKGFENLLGTNLNSEGIYYMALIDFRAEKYSEVIKDLKSYDESKMKREYRNNIDLFLGKSYFETKNYKKARIYYTDVYNRTQSKEGLYQLILVNGKLKDLENTRLRFEEYKTKFSTDIEYRQKIYLIVGNTYYKGGNIKAAKDTYKEYLRSYNDTKISENLITILVADGSYRDLITYLTPQPKTAENRYLLGVAYLGLTQYEKAATKFQGVMTGKDASLDQKEKASYNLIKTHFAAKNYGDAIGSAEQYFTVKEYKKYKNEVMDLEALSNFRLGKYSDAREIFGELGKDPKYKEYSQFQIAETYYNEGKFDLSFSGYNDLYEEDKKGVYARKSLYWGINILYTQGKYEDVIKKSGEFNLEYPESDYIADVNFYRADAYFKLNDIKSAAKTYAKIYQETTDEKLKNKTAKELTTLYYNVDDYENANLWKEKISDPNEKIYLSALIYEKQGKMDLAVVEYKKLTDNAEYGSRVNFNLAANYYKEKNYDEAKKYYENILKVEDGPYKDTATYRIGQIYFNSKDYSKALRNFMRIELLYEESSLREAAKLKIATTYEIQKEDEKAKRTYEEFYETYPQSKYRGLILEKLLVINLNEDKPEKAKKYYDELLAANKDVAERYTSYFEKKEDKKEDEKEEVSQVNTEKTQEKEEKTTNNN; from the coding sequence ATGAAGAAAAAATTATTTATTTTATCCCTTTTGATTGTAGTGGGGAGTCAAATTTTTGCTACAGATAGAGATGATATGAAATACATTGATAAATTATATGAAGCTAAAGAATATTCCATGGCTGCAGATGAATTGAAAACTTTTGTAGGGAAATATCCCGACAGCAGGTATCAAAAAGTAGCACTGGAGAGACTTTCTAAAACTCTCTATTTGAATAAAGAGTATAAGAGTTCTGCAACTTATTTTAATCAATATTTAAAATTGGAAAGATTAAAAAAAGATGAGAAAAATGAAGCACATTATTATTTAGCCAGAAATTTAACTTATCTAAAGGATTATAATGGAGCCAAAAAAGAGATCAACTTAATTGATAAAGATTCTCCTGAAAAAATAGATGCTGTCTATTATCTGGGAATATCCTACTATGAAAACGGCAGATATGAAGAGGCTAAAAAAACTTTTAAATATCTCATTACTAAACCTGCAAGATCAAAAGATGCCCTCCTGTATATATCCCTGTCATCTTATAATAACGAGGAGTATGTGAACAGCACCATCTATTTAGATGAATATTTAAAGGGTGACGCTTTGGGGAAGAACATAGAGTTAGCCAGCTATATGTATGGGATGAACCAGTATAAGTTGGGAAATAATGATCTGTCTATAAAAAAATTAACAGAGGTGGAAACAAATTATCCTCAGAGTAAATATATAGCGGATGTGAGATATGGTCTTTTGGATATCTATCTATCCACCGAAGATATGGAAAAAGCAGGGGAATACTATAAAAAATCAATGGGCGGTAGTAATGAGGAGAAAGCCAATATACTTTTAGCCAATTATTATTTTGCAAAAAAAAATTATGAGAATTCATTGAAATACTATGAATTAGTAAAAAATTCCAGTGATCCTAAAGTTATATACGGGTCAGCCTTTAGTATGCTTGAGGTAGGAGAATCAAAAGGTGGTATAGAGGGTGACAAGCTGGTTGAAAGATCGAAAAAAGGATTTGAAAATCTTCTGGGAACGAATCTAAATTCCGAAGGGATCTACTATATGGCACTGATAGATTTTAGAGCTGAAAAATATAGTGAAGTGATAAAAGACTTAAAATCTTATGATGAATCTAAGATGAAGAGGGAGTATAGAAATAATATAGATCTATTCTTAGGGAAATCGTATTTTGAGACAAAAAACTATAAAAAAGCCAGAATTTATTATACAGATGTATATAATAGAACACAGAGTAAGGAAGGTCTTTACCAACTGATCCTGGTTAACGGTAAATTAAAGGATCTGGAAAATACAAGGTTGAGGTTCGAGGAATATAAAACTAAGTTTTCTACAGATATAGAATACAGACAAAAGATCTATCTTATAGTAGGGAATACATATTATAAGGGCGGGAATATAAAGGCAGCTAAAGATACTTATAAAGAGTATTTAAGATCCTATAACGACACTAAAATTTCAGAAAATTTGATAACTATCCTGGTAGCAGATGGAAGTTATAGGGATCTGATAACATACCTGACTCCCCAGCCTAAAACAGCAGAAAACAGGTATCTTTTAGGAGTTGCATATCTGGGACTGACACAATATGAGAAAGCAGCAACAAAATTTCAAGGTGTAATGACAGGAAAAGATGCGAGTTTGGATCAAAAAGAAAAAGCCAGCTATAATCTGATAAAGACTCATTTTGCTGCTAAAAATTATGGTGATGCCATAGGATCTGCCGAACAATATTTTACAGTGAAGGAGTACAAAAAATATAAAAATGAAGTTATGGATTTAGAAGCCCTGTCCAACTTTAGACTGGGGAAATATTCAGATGCCAGGGAAATATTTGGTGAATTGGGAAAAGATCCAAAATATAAGGAATACAGCCAGTTCCAGATAGCTGAAACATATTATAATGAGGGAAAATTTGATCTGTCTTTTAGTGGATATAACGATCTCTATGAAGAAGATAAAAAAGGTGTGTATGCCCGAAAATCATTGTACTGGGGGATAAATATCCTCTATACCCAGGGAAAATACGAAGATGTAATTAAAAAAAGCGGGGAATTCAATTTGGAGTATCCTGAGAGTGATTATATAGCAGATGTTAATTTTTACAGGGCTGATGCATATTTTAAATTAAACGATATAAAGAGTGCAGCTAAAACTTATGCCAAGATATACCAGGAGACAACCGATGAAAAGCTGAAAAATAAAACAGCCAAGGAGCTTACAACTTTATATTACAATGTGGATGACTATGAAAATGCCAACCTATGGAAGGAAAAAATAAGTGATCCCAATGAAAAGATATATTTGTCGGCACTTATCTATGAAAAACAAGGGAAGATGGATCTGGCTGTAGTGGAATATAAAAAACTGACAGACAATGCAGAGTATGGAAGTAGGGTAAACTTCAATTTAGCAGCTAACTATTATAAGGAAAAAAACTATGATGAGGCAAAAAAATATTATGAAAATATATTGAAGGTAGAAGATGGTCCATATAAGGATACAGCTACATATCGTATAGGGCAGATATATTTTAACTCAAAGGATTACAGTAAGGCACTTAGAAACTTTATGAGGATAGAGCTTTTATATGAAGAGAGCAGTCTGAGGGAAGCGGCAAAATTAAAGATTGCAACGACCTATGAGATTCAAAAAGAAGATGAGAAGGCTAAAAGAACCTATGAAGAGTTTTATGAAACCTATCCTCAGAGTAAATACAGGGGCTTGATCTTGGAAAAATTATTGGTGATAAACCTAAATGAAGATAAGCCAGAGAAAGCTAAGAAATATTACGATGAACTATTGGCAGCAAATAAAGATGTGGCAGAAAGATACACTTCATACTTTGAAAAAAAAGAAGATAAAAAAGAAGATGAAAAAGAGGAAGTATCACAGGTAAATACTGAAAAAACCCAAGAAAAAGAGGAAAAAACAACAAACAATAATTAG
- a CDS encoding TonB family protein — protein MKTDRNDYFNKIFVGVLILHIIFLYIMPGLKKIVIKEPEVSKITIGINNYSVDSAPKKIIEKKKAAEVIEQKEVKVAEKKEELKKEIPEKIEKKVEKKKILQMTQSFDDLDILASLDSPREVSKSGEDLKPKIIKVSDMEDKNKITEMEDRKLNEINDNPEDRIEENLDSVEAVISDNGSEKIVVKNDPTDGVKDIRWDNLMSEENPNIVGPKSGLKVGSVDGKSKVIWDPSNKDPKYPLEAEKNAQTADVKIILDVDADGKVLRVRLVKTGVDVIDRAVESIARDWNIKLINSGMAVSGSVMVEYKFKLKGR, from the coding sequence GTGAAGACAGATAGAAATGATTATTTTAATAAAATATTTGTAGGAGTCCTTATCCTTCATATAATTTTCCTCTATATAATGCCGGGCTTAAAAAAGATAGTAATAAAGGAGCCGGAAGTAAGTAAGATCACCATTGGGATAAATAATTATTCCGTTGACAGTGCTCCTAAAAAAATTATTGAAAAGAAGAAAGCCGCTGAAGTTATAGAGCAAAAAGAAGTTAAAGTTGCAGAAAAAAAAGAGGAATTAAAAAAAGAAATTCCTGAGAAGATAGAGAAAAAAGTGGAGAAAAAGAAGATTTTACAGATGACCCAGTCATTTGATGATCTGGATATCTTGGCAAGTTTAGACTCCCCCAGAGAAGTAAGTAAGAGTGGGGAAGATCTTAAGCCTAAGATAATAAAGGTTTCAGATATGGAAGATAAAAATAAAATAACTGAAATGGAAGACAGAAAATTAAATGAAATCAATGATAATCCTGAAGATAGAATCGAGGAAAATTTAGATTCAGTGGAAGCTGTAATATCTGACAATGGATCGGAAAAAATCGTGGTAAAAAATGATCCAACAGATGGGGTAAAGGATATAAGATGGGATAACCTCATGAGTGAAGAAAATCCAAATATAGTAGGGCCTAAATCAGGATTAAAAGTAGGGTCTGTAGATGGGAAATCCAAAGTGATCTGGGATCCATCCAATAAGGATCCAAAATATCCATTGGAAGCAGAAAAAAATGCTCAAACTGCTGATGTAAAAATAATTTTGGATGTAGATGCCGATGGAAAAGTTCTCAGAGTAAGGTTGGTTAAAACAGGAGTAGATGTAATAGACAGAGCTGTAGAAAGCATAGCCCGTGACTGGAATATAAAACTTATAAACAGCGGAATGGCTGTAAGTGGAAGTGTCATGGTAGAATATAAATTTAAGTTAAAAGGCAGGTAA
- a CDS encoding MotA/TolQ/ExbB proton channel family protein — protein MIEIFKSGGMLMYGILLLSILGTTVIIERFVYFLKNEKGIKDELKAQLEEAITSKDKELALSLCESENSSSLKVLKELILEHDFDGKVDIEYLEEKARERALIEIPKLENHMWLLGVVAHVTPLVGLLGTVSGMIAAFRVIAVVGSGKPEMLADGISQALITTAAGLTVAIPALILYNYYNKKIDHIVNEIEKTTVEFINSLRK, from the coding sequence ATGATAGAAATATTTAAGAGCGGCGGGATGTTGATGTATGGAATTCTGCTATTATCCATATTGGGAACAACAGTAATAATAGAGAGATTTGTATATTTTTTAAAGAATGAAAAAGGAATAAAAGATGAGCTGAAAGCACAGTTAGAGGAAGCGATTACCTCTAAAGACAAGGAGTTAGCTTTGAGTTTGTGTGAGAGTGAGAATTCATCCAGTTTAAAGGTATTAAAAGAACTCATATTAGAGCATGATTTTGATGGAAAGGTAGATATCGAATATCTGGAAGAAAAAGCCAGAGAAAGAGCCTTGATAGAGATACCTAAATTAGAGAATCATATGTGGTTATTGGGAGTAGTGGCTCATGTAACTCCATTGGTAGGATTATTAGGGACAGTATCAGGGATGATCGCAGCATTTAGAGTTATCGCAGTAGTAGGGTCAGGAAAGCCGGAGATGCTGGCAGACGGGATATCCCAGGCTTTAATCACTACAGCTGCAGGACTTACAGTAGCTATACCAGCACTTATATTATATAATTATTATAATAAAAAGATCGATCATATAGTAAATGAAATAGAAAAAACTACCGTTGAGTTTATCAACTCTCTTAGAAAATAA
- the dnaX gene encoding DNA polymerase III subunit gamma/tau encodes MHITLYRKYRPSTFEEVAGETDIIKTIKNSLKENKMAHAYLFTGPRGVGKTTTARLIAKGLNCMENGVTDTPCNRCENCIEISKNKFIDLIEIDAASNRGIDEIRSLKDKINYQPAKGRKKVYIIDEVHMLTKEAFNALLKTLEEPPAHVIFILATTEPDKILETIISRCQRYDFKPVNLKESMDHLLMIAKSEGVEIDDPSLKLIYEKSGGSMRDAISIFEKLISSCYGEGITLEKTEKILGVIPEKKLAEFLEIIRENDLVNGINFLDDLWNDSINVEEFLKSFAYYLKELMIEKKSPFNIMKSIAVIEDIFEVMGKFRYEEDKRILGYVILHKIGAIHELPLHESPVQEKIVEKIVYVEKEVSAKSEETGTIHELPVQEKTVDISIEDVRTNWNDLVNEAKRRKMPLISFLSTATPTKIEDGILHIGFYAENRFHKESMEKPYYNDIFLGVLKDKFGGRVVVKYDLLNEKNKVVEDKSDFVERVVDFFDGELI; translated from the coding sequence ATGCATATAACGCTTTATAGAAAGTATAGACCCAGTACCTTTGAAGAGGTAGCTGGAGAAACCGATATAATAAAAACTATAAAAAATTCTTTAAAGGAAAATAAGATGGCCCATGCATATTTATTTACAGGGCCAAGAGGAGTAGGGAAGACAACTACTGCAAGACTGATAGCCAAGGGATTAAATTGTATGGAAAATGGTGTTACCGATACACCCTGTAACAGATGTGAAAACTGTATAGAAATCAGTAAAAATAAGTTTATAGATCTGATAGAAATTGATGCTGCATCAAATCGTGGAATCGATGAGATCAGATCATTAAAAGATAAGATAAATTATCAGCCTGCCAAGGGCAGGAAAAAAGTATATATAATAGATGAGGTCCATATGCTTACTAAAGAAGCGTTTAATGCTCTCCTAAAGACATTGGAAGAACCCCCGGCTCATGTTATCTTTATCCTGGCAACTACCGAACCGGATAAGATATTAGAGACTATTATCTCAAGGTGCCAGAGGTATGACTTTAAACCTGTAAATTTAAAGGAATCCATGGATCACCTCCTTATGATAGCCAAGTCCGAAGGGGTAGAAATAGATGATCCCAGTCTAAAATTGATCTATGAAAAATCCGGCGGAAGTATGAGAGATGCTATCTCTATCTTTGAAAAATTAATATCTTCATGTTATGGAGAGGGGATCACTTTAGAAAAAACAGAAAAAATATTGGGAGTTATCCCAGAAAAAAAACTGGCAGAATTTTTGGAGATCATCAGAGAGAATGACCTGGTTAATGGGATCAATTTTTTAGATGACTTATGGAATGACTCTATAAATGTAGAGGAATTTTTGAAAAGTTTTGCCTACTATCTGAAGGAACTGATGATTGAAAAAAAATCACCATTTAATATAATGAAATCTATAGCAGTCATAGAAGATATATTTGAGGTCATGGGTAAATTCAGATATGAAGAGGATAAGAGGATCTTAGGTTATGTAATCCTGCATAAAATAGGGGCAATTCATGAATTGCCCTTACATGAATCACCCGTACAAGAAAAGATAGTGGAAAAAATAGTGTATGTTGAAAAAGAGGTCTCTGCTAAATCCGAGGAGACAGGGACAATTCATGAATTGCCCGTACAGGAAAAAACAGTGGATATAAGTATAGAGGATGTCAGGACAAATTGGAATGACCTTGTAAATGAGGCCAAGAGAAGAAAGATGCCGCTGATCTCATTTTTATCTACTGCCACACCTACTAAGATAGAAGACGGGATTCTGCATATTGGATTCTACGCAGAAAATAGATTCCACAAGGAAAGTATGGAAAAACCATATTACAACGATATATTCTTAGGAGTACTCAAGGATAAATTCGGAGGGAGAGTAGTTGTAAAATATGATCTTTTAAATGAAAAGAATAAAGTTGTAGAAGATAAAAGTGATTTTGTAGAAAGAGTAGTGGACTTTTTTGATGGTGAACTTATCTAA
- a CDS encoding sigma-54-dependent transcriptional regulator, with protein sequence MNILGINLTEKIKESLLENLDGDFSFESSYTNVGDYIENTKYNLIVMDIDGLEELDKTKTVIKEIYENQSKAIIVALGERATLDLIAWAIQLGVYDYLLKPIEEDEVIKIIEKALKDQKLKAEKLKKKETPKGTVIGNSPKMVEVYKKIGKVATNKIPVLISGEKGNGKKAVAKSIHRFSCLKEKPFVSVNCTAYQKEFLDRKLFGYEKGNIFESQVEQIGILEKGYGGSIHLGNIESLDLTLQAKLLGVLQEGAFFRVGGSKLIKTDIRIIATTSVNLEELIMNGNFIEELYHRLRILEIEIPPLRERKDDIPLMIHHFIKRFNEEFSKAVKGVSTPAMKKIMRYDWPGNVRELKSAVKSAMVLSRGRSILVEDLPSNIIGNKTTKRRGDVQDWILSDWVEGEIQMLQGSNQKDYYGNIISRVERELIRQVLEVANGKKVEAAETLGITRNTLRTKMNNYNLD encoded by the coding sequence ATGAACATATTGGGAATAAATTTAACGGAAAAAATAAAGGAATCACTGTTGGAGAATTTAGATGGAGATTTTTCTTTTGAAAGTAGTTATACTAATGTAGGAGATTATATAGAGAATACCAAATACAATCTGATAGTCATGGATATAGATGGGTTGGAAGAGTTGGATAAAACTAAAACAGTGATAAAAGAGATCTATGAAAACCAGAGTAAAGCTATAATTGTGGCACTGGGAGAAAGAGCAACCTTAGACCTGATAGCCTGGGCAATCCAGCTGGGAGTATATGATTACCTTCTTAAACCAATTGAAGAGGACGAGGTAATAAAGATAATCGAAAAAGCATTAAAAGACCAGAAGTTAAAGGCTGAAAAGTTAAAGAAAAAAGAGACACCTAAGGGAACGGTAATTGGAAACAGTCCTAAAATGGTGGAAGTGTATAAAAAAATAGGTAAGGTAGCCACAAATAAAATACCGGTATTGATAAGCGGGGAAAAGGGAAATGGTAAGAAGGCAGTGGCAAAATCTATCCATAGATTCAGCTGTCTGAAGGAGAAACCATTTGTCAGTGTAAACTGTACAGCATATCAAAAAGAGTTCTTAGACAGAAAGTTATTTGGATATGAAAAGGGAAATATATTTGAATCACAGGTAGAACAAATCGGTATATTGGAAAAGGGTTATGGCGGGTCGATTCATTTAGGAAATATAGAGTCACTGGATCTGACTCTCCAGGCAAAATTACTGGGAGTACTTCAAGAGGGAGCATTCTTTAGAGTAGGCGGGTCAAAGCTTATTAAAACCGATATCAGGATCATAGCTACTACCAGTGTAAACTTAGAAGAACTGATAATGAATGGAAACTTCATTGAAGAGCTGTATCATAGACTCCGAATATTGGAGATAGAGATACCGCCGCTGAGAGAAAGAAAAGATGATATCCCCCTTATGATCCATCATTTTATTAAAAGATTCAATGAGGAATTTTCTAAGGCGGTCAAGGGAGTATCTACTCCAGCCATGAAGAAAATAATGAGGTATGACTGGCCGGGAAATGTAAGGGAATTAAAATCAGCTGTAAAATCAGCCATGGTATTATCTAGAGGTAGGAGTATCTTAGTAGAGGACCTGCCGTCAAATATTATTGGGAATAAAACTACTAAAAGAAGGGGAGATGTCCAAGACTGGATATTATCCGACTGGGTAGAGGGAGAGATCCAAATGCTCCAGGGATCTAATCAAAAAGATTACTACGGTAATATAATCTCCAGAGTTGAGAGGGAATTGATCAGACAGGTACTGGAAGTGGCCAATGGAAAAAAAGTAGAAGCAGCAGAAACACTGGGAATTACAAGAAATACATTAAGAACAAAGATGAATAACTATAATTTAGATTAG
- the rplI gene encoding 50S ribosomal protein L9 produces MSKIKVILNTDVAGQGRKGDIVSVSEGYAKNFLLKGNKGIIATDEEMKKLEAKKNKAAAKDQAETAVAEEQAKVLGEKTLFMKVKAGENGKVFGSITNKEISEAIKAQFDMVIDKKKIDGSIKKIGEHKVNLKLHKGVKASLKVIAERM; encoded by the coding sequence ATGTCAAAAATAAAAGTAATACTTAATACAGATGTAGCAGGACAAGGAAGAAAAGGTGACATAGTAAGTGTATCGGAAGGATATGCTAAAAACTTCTTATTAAAAGGGAATAAAGGGATTATAGCTACTGATGAAGAGATGAAAAAATTAGAAGCTAAAAAAAATAAAGCTGCGGCAAAAGATCAGGCTGAAACTGCTGTAGCAGAGGAACAAGCTAAGGTATTAGGAGAAAAAACTTTATTCATGAAGGTAAAGGCCGGGGAAAATGGAAAGGTATTTGGTTCTATAACCAATAAAGAGATATCTGAGGCAATAAAAGCTCAATTTGATATGGTAATAGACAAGAAAAAAATAGATGGAAGTATAAAAAAAATAGGTGAACACAAAGTAAATTTAAAATTACACAAAGGTGTAAAGGCTAGCTTAAAAGTAATAGCAGAAAGAATGTAG
- the dnaN gene encoding DNA polymerase III subunit beta → MKIKVNKQEFLKTLRIVSKAITENKIRPIISGVYMEANDSTIILKGTNLELTVTSKMEGEVIEGGNLVFSHQLVEEYLKEISDTEITLSIDGKTLLIETEDSSSEFSVFDADEYPKIRGFKGGKEYKLPIELFVNLLEKSKFAASQTTDNISINCLRMELEGGMLKLISTDTYRLVYITEEVDLDGELKVSIPLKSVEAMIKILVSKKVDDIIFTYEGNQVKFIVGATEILTRVIDLPFPDYDGILNATGYNKEVLIDSAEFKNVLKRVQIFVRNNTESKNSGIFEFKDDLLEVSGISEIAKINETIGIKKDGEDLKISLNVKFLLDYLAFIEKGKNVFLNLSTSSGAVELTIENEKNFKYLVMPLALKD, encoded by the coding sequence TTGAAAATAAAAGTAAATAAACAAGAATTTTTAAAAACTTTAAGGATAGTCAGTAAGGCTATCACTGAAAATAAAATAAGACCTATTATTTCAGGTGTATATATGGAGGCCAATGATTCCACGATAATTTTAAAGGGAACAAACTTAGAATTAACGGTTACATCCAAGATGGAAGGAGAGGTAATAGAGGGCGGAAATCTGGTATTTTCCCATCAATTGGTGGAAGAATACCTGAAAGAGATCAGTGACACCGAGATAACTCTTAGTATAGATGGAAAAACTCTTTTGATAGAAACTGAAGATTCATCTTCGGAATTTTCTGTTTTTGATGCTGATGAATATCCAAAAATCAGAGGATTTAAAGGCGGGAAAGAATATAAATTGCCCATAGAACTTTTTGTGAACTTATTGGAAAAATCAAAGTTTGCGGCTTCTCAAACTACAGATAATATATCTATAAATTGTTTGAGGATGGAATTGGAAGGCGGGATGTTGAAATTAATCTCAACAGATACATACAGACTGGTCTATATAACCGAGGAAGTAGACCTGGATGGGGAATTAAAAGTCAGTATCCCCCTAAAAAGTGTAGAAGCTATGATAAAAATTTTAGTTTCAAAAAAAGTCGATGATATTATCTTTACATATGAAGGAAACCAGGTTAAATTCATAGTGGGAGCTACCGAGATATTGACCAGGGTAATTGATCTGCCATTCCCGGACTATGATGGGATATTAAATGCAACAGGATACAACAAAGAAGTTTTAATAGATTCGGCTGAATTTAAAAATGTACTTAAAAGGGTACAGATATTTGTTAGAAATAATACAGAATCTAAAAATAGCGGGATATTTGAATTTAAAGATGATCTCTTGGAAGTAAGCGGGATATCTGAAATAGCTAAGATCAATGAAACTATAGGGATAAAAAAAGATGGAGAAGATCTGAAAATATCTCTCAATGTAAAGTTTTTATTGGATTATCTTGCTTTTATAGAAAAGGGAAAAAATGTATTTTTGAATCTTTCCACTTCTAGTGGTGCTGTGGAATTGACGATAGAAAATGAAAAGAATTTTAAATATCTAGTGATGCCTTTAGCATTAAAAGATTAA
- a CDS encoding ExbD/TolR family protein — MKIQRLKRKNSRNLILDMTPLIDVVFLLLIFFMVATTFQDVDSSVNIELPKSSSEHKITIKTLEVKINKDLEIYLIVKDLNGKNEMMKVEQGNLKEKLGQKLELTKDKNVIVSADKSVNYQSLIEVLDIAKEAGAGSLDLNTKSLN, encoded by the coding sequence ATGAAAATACAAAGACTGAAAAGGAAAAATAGTAGAAATTTGATCTTGGATATGACTCCATTGATAGATGTAGTATTTCTACTCCTGATATTTTTCATGGTGGCTACAACATTTCAAGATGTGGATTCCAGTGTAAACATAGAACTGCCAAAATCCAGTTCAGAACATAAGATAACTATTAAAACTTTAGAGGTGAAGATAAATAAAGACCTGGAGATTTATTTAATAGTGAAAGATCTAAACGGCAAAAATGAAATGATGAAAGTAGAACAAGGAAATCTTAAAGAAAAATTAGGGCAGAAATTAGAACTTACAAAGGATAAAAATGTAATTGTAAGTGCTGATAAAAGTGTGAATTACCAATCTCTCATAGAGGTGTTAGATATAGCTAAAGAAGCGGGAGCAGGTTCATTAGACCTCAATACTAAAAGTTTGAATTAG